The stretch of DNA AGGCATTGATCTGTTCACCACTGCTGTGACACAGTTGGGGGTGTGCGTGGCTTATCGAGTAATCATACCCAAACTGCCAACTCAACAACAGCTGCAGGATATCGTCAAGACCATTCGAGATTCCACAGCACGTGTTTTGGTGGTTTTTGCCATCGAGGAGGACATCAAGCCAGTAGTGGATGAAATAATTCGGCAGAATGTGACTGGGAAGCAATGGGTGGCCAGTGAAGCTTGGGTGACTTCCACTCTCATCTCCACTAAAGAGAACTACCCCTCACTAAGTGGCACCATTGGCTTCGCCATCCGCCGAGCTGAGATACCCGGCTTCAAACAATTCCTTGAAAGCGTACAGCCCCTGGCTGAGCCTTACAATGCATTTGCAAGGGAGTTCTGGGAAACACAGTTCCAGTGCTCAATAAACACAAGACTTCCTGCTCCCTCCACAACTGAACAAGTGCACTACAGCCATAGCTGTACTGGCACGGAGAGAGTCCAGGATATTCACAGTATCTACAATGATGTGTCAGAGCTCAGGGTGACATACAACATGCATAAGGTTGTTTACGCTGTGGCACATGCACTGCATAACCTGCTTCTGTGTCAAAGAGAGAAAGGGTCTGCCTTGATGCAGCAGTGCCCGGATATTCATAACCTACAGCCATGGCAGGTACAGCAATATATGCTTTTTTAAGCCATATTCTTGTCTTTAATAGTAACATTATCTGTGCATTAATGATCTCCAGGTTGTTGAGGTTCTGAGGAAAGTGAACTACACAAACATGTTTGGAGATTTGATCCACTTTGATAAGAACGGAGATCCTGCCGGATCATACGACATCGTGAACTGGCAGAGAGAGTCGGATGAGGGTCCGGTACAGTATGTTACAGTGGGTCGCTTTGACTCCTCTCTTTCGACAGCACAGCAGTTAGTGCTGAATCAGGACAAAATCATCTGGCATGGAGGAACTAAGAAGGTAAAATTATGTATTCACTTTCTTGGTTACTGataatcaaaattaatttttctgAATGGACAACAGTGTTTGATAATAACATTTAGCAGAGATTTTATCAAAGGTGATGTACATTTTGTATCGGTtcttcaaatacttttttttaatcaattattttatattattattattattgggtAGTGACTATATAATCACAGAAAGGTTTTCATTATAATGccttgtctctctctctcttacagaTACCAGTGTCTGTGTGCTCTGCTAGTTGTCCACAGGGATACAGAAAGGTTACACGAGAGGGTCAGCCTGTGTGCTGCTATGACTGTGTGCTTTGTGCAGAGGGCAGCATCAGCAATACAACTGGTATTATCACACACACAATgacttttttaaacaatttattacaAATCACCATTAAAACATCTTTCCCTTGAATGAAGTttaggttaaagggttagttcacccaaaactgaaaattctgtcattaattattcaccctcatgtcgttccaaatctgtaagacctttgttcatctttggaacacaaattaagatatttttgatgaaatgcaATGGTTCAGTGAgtcctctattgccagcaagataattcactctttcaatgtccagaaagttactaaaaacatatttaaaacagttcatgtgagtacagtggttcaaccttaacgttactttttgtgtgccaaaaaaacaaaataatgacttttcaaacactgcttcatgaagcttcacaaatcttttgtttcgaatcggTGGTTTGGAgcgtcaaactgccaaagtcatgtgaaccattgacattttgaaacattttgaagTTTTTATGACgcaacaaagccttgtttactgaaatcacgtttgaaacaaaagatttgtaaagcttcatgaagcagtgttttgaaatcggccataacTATAtatgttgaaaagtcattattttgtttttttttggcgcacaaaaagtattcttgtcgctttgtaatgttaaggttgaaccactacagtcacatgaactgttttaaatatgtctttagtagctttctgggcatctggaaatgttaattatcttgctctcaatagaggcctcattgagccatcagatttcatcaagaACATCTTAATTCATGTCTTAcggtgtggaacaacataaaGTTGAGTaaataaaggattagttcaatttaaaataaaaattttccaTAATTTGCTTACCCCCATATCATCTAAgattttcatgtctttctttcttcagtcaaaaagaaataaaggtttttgatgaaaacatttcaggattattctccttatagtggacttcaatgggcaccaaatggttggaggtcaaaattacagtttcagtgcagcttcaaagggctttaaacgataccagacaaggtatttcgcattcttcaaaaagcttatgctgtatgtcctacacctttctgtaagtagaatagggaaggcataggaagtacagcgtaagctttttgaagaatatgaaagtgcggttttgacaaaaccacttggaaggcgatcatttgtttgtataaagcatatacatttacatttttttcgaaaaataaccgatcgtttcgctagataagacccttattcctcgtctggtattgtttaaagccctttgaagctgctctgaaactgtaattttgaccttcaaccaactttaaccttaatttcttttcaactgatgaaaaaaaaaaaacaagaactaatcctataatgacgaattttaatttttggttgaactaaccctttaatgtccttttttgtgtgtttatgcaTCCATTTAGATCAACCTGAATGTATGCTTTGCCCAGAAGACTTTTGGTCCAATCAACGTCGCAACCTTTGTGTTCCTAAGCAGATCGAGTTCCTATCCTACTCAGAGGCTTTTGGCATGATCCTGGCAGCTATAGCCATTCTGGGTGCTGTTGCTGCAATGACAGTTGCTGCAATCTTCTTTCGCCATCGTGACACACCTCTGGTTCGGGCGAATAATTCAGAACTGAGCTTTCTGTTGCTGATTTCTCTCACTCTCTGCTTCATATGTGCACTAACCTTTCTGGGTCAGCCATCACGCTGGGCATGCCCTCTTAGACGGACTGCTTTTGGCTTGACCTTTGCTCTCTGCCTCTCCTGTCTCCTCAGTAAGACTCTAGTGGTGCTTATGGCCTTTAAAGCCACGTTGCCTGGTAACAACACTGCGCGTTGGTTTCGCCCCCCTCAGCAGAGACTGGGTGTGTTCTTTTGTTCGGTCCTGCAGGGTGGGGTTTGTGTGGCTTGGCTTGTCACAGCACCGCCATATCCAGTGAAGAACACCTGGCTGTACCGCGACCGGATCATTTTAGAATGTCACCTGGGTTCAGTCGCACTTTTctgttgtgtgttgggttacATTGGCTGCTTAGCTGCCTTCTGCTTCATCCTGGCTTTTTTAGCCCGAAAATTGCCTGACAATTTTAATGAAGCCAAATTCATCACATTCAGTATGCTCATATTCTGTGCTGTTTGGATCACCTTTATCCCAGCTTATGTGAGTTCTCCTGGGAAATTTACTGTAGCTGTGGAGATATTTGCCATTTTAGCTTCTAGTTATGGAGTACTTTTGTGTATTTTTGCACCTAAATGTTACATCATTATTTTCATGCCTGAGAGGAATTCTAAAAAGTTTCTCATGCATCAAAAATAATTTACCATGTCATGATGTACTCTTTGAATGCTTGTTAACATTCActtcatttttaatgaatataataaaaaaagaaaaactatgtATGTTGAATCACTTCATGAGGTGATAATGTGTCTTGGCCTGTGACAATGAATGAAAGTAAAATCTTTTATTAATATCAGGCACTCATGCAAGTATGTTCTTCTGCCACGTGACACTTGCACCAGActcagtaacactttataatatctttcgtcaagaaatccttaacaaacattatataatgcttaaaggattagttcactttgaaatgaaaattagcccaagctttactcaccctcaagccatcctaggtgtatatgactttcttctttcagatgaacataattgcagaaatattaataaatatcctgatgcatccaagctttataatggcagtgactaggggt from Chanodichthys erythropterus isolate Z2021 chromosome 8, ASM2448905v1, whole genome shotgun sequence encodes:
- the olfcw1 gene encoding olfactory receptor CW1, which translates into the protein MKMPVLQVVHLVFSFLYPIQSNSEADCKLWKDLDSTVVYKEGHVVLAGMFPIHSKGVDQELNFRSPPDQRKCRGFNMRVFRWSQSMIFFIEEINRDPTLLPNITLGYRLYDTCGLTALSLRTALSVVSQPMKSSTSGECSSPSIPIIIGDSGSTLSMAISRVLNLFRIPLVSYFASCACLSDKHQFPYFFRTIPSDVYQANALARLVKHFSWTWVGTMGADDAYGRTGIDLFTTAVTQLGVCVAYRVIIPKLPTQQQLQDIVKTIRDSTARVLVVFAIEEDIKPVVDEIIRQNVTGKQWVASEAWVTSTLISTKENYPSLSGTIGFAIRRAEIPGFKQFLESVQPLAEPYNAFAREFWETQFQCSINTRLPAPSTTEQVHYSHSCTGTERVQDIHSIYNDVSELRVTYNMHKVVYAVAHALHNLLLCQREKGSALMQQCPDIHNLQPWQVVEVLRKVNYTNMFGDLIHFDKNGDPAGSYDIVNWQRESDEGPVQYVTVGRFDSSLSTAQQLVLNQDKIIWHGGTKKIPVSVCSASCPQGYRKVTREGQPVCCYDCVLCAEGSISNTTDQPECMLCPEDFWSNQRRNLCVPKQIEFLSYSEAFGMILAAIAILGAVAAMTVAAIFFRHRDTPLVRANNSELSFLLLISLTLCFICALTFLGQPSRWACPLRRTAFGLTFALCLSCLLSKTLVVLMAFKATLPGNNTARWFRPPQQRLGVFFCSVLQGGVCVAWLVTAPPYPVKNTWLYRDRIILECHLGSVALFCCVLGYIGCLAAFCFILAFLARKLPDNFNEAKFITFSMLIFCAVWITFIPAYVSSPGKFTVAVEIFAILASSYGVLLCIFAPKCYIIIFMPERNSKKFLMHQK